One window from the genome of Calliopsis andreniformis isolate RMS-2024a chromosome 12, iyCalAndr_principal, whole genome shotgun sequence encodes:
- the LOC143186190 gene encoding uncharacterized protein LOC143186190, whose product MCDNYSQDEILFRGGKKTLDHERGVFNSEFDSKVYKTRSRLRRWLIGILICLLTSLIVINTYTTDQFRTVHFGTIINDTSQENYLEWKPFFTPVTNSGYVVRNKGCRIPAMDPLDPAIKRFIRKEEPIVCEHGNHLPLVDSNNTAVFINPDAIHHFYNKSEKIDCCWRPFWRMKDEDNVVTYSNDCFAFQNSTTIKAEFVKIECSRNNEVIYKDYHAFLPRFRSIEERLDKSRATGSKSEHLSLLIVGLDSISRLNFHRMMPKTLKALQKLEAVEMLGYTKVADNTYPNLVPVLSGLSESELRDVCWQTKDKTFDECPFIWKNFSANGYRTVFGEDACAMTTFNYLKPGFRVQPTDYYLRPFCIASEKDIGNTHKLNANLCVGTRKTFENLLNYTRKTASQFATEPYFAMFWQASLTHDFFNYPQLGDQSYYDFITYLSTAQLLNQTALVVMSDHGMRWGDFRETYQGRMEDSLPFVFIMLPAWWKERYQVAWANLRRNTRSLTTAFDLHETLLDLLNSNNLEESNLKRRSKMLSEKKNLPRGISWFSPIPDYRTCNMAGIASHWCMCHDSNDVPLNDDSLRDKATFLVAELNKMLKKFAQCATLKLKEIRAAKAWKDKSDGSNLVDYTITIQTEPGDAIFEGTVRYRAEEKSNKLVGSVSRLNAYGKQSACVDEFNMRLYCYCL is encoded by the exons ATGTGTGATAATTATTCTCAAGACGAG ATACTGTTTCGTGGCGGTAAAAAGACGCTGGATCATGAGCGAGGTGTTTTCAACTCTGAATTCGACAGCAAAGTGTACAAGACACGATCGCGATTACGAAGGTGGTTGATAGGCATCTTAATATGTTTGTTAACATCGTTGATCGTTATAAATACGTATACTACAGACCAATTTCGAACGGTACACTTTGGAACCATTATCAATGACACATCACAAG AGAATTATTTAGAATGGAAACCTTTCTTTACGCCCGTAACCAATTCCGGATATGTAGTACGCAACAAAGGTTGTCGAATTCCAGCAATGGATCCTCTTGATCCAGCGATCAAACGTTTCATTCGCAAAGAGGAACCAATCGTTTGCGAGCACGGAAACCATCTACCGCTCGTTGACTCAAATAACACAGCAGTGTTCATTAACCCAGATGCAATACATCACTTTTATAACAAATCGGAGAAGATCGACTGCTGTTGGCGTCCCTTCTGGCGAATGAAAGACGAGGATAACGTTGTTAC GTATAGCAATGATTGCTTCGCCTTCCAAAACTCAACGACTATCAAGGCCGAGTTCGTGAAAATCGAATGCTCGCGCAATAACGAAGTGATATATAAAGACTATCACGCTTTCCTCCCTCGCTTCCGTTCAATAGAAGAGAGATTAGACAAATCAAGGGCCACCGGTTCCAAAAGTGAACATCTCAGTCTATTAATCGTAGGCCTTGACTCAATTTCCAGATTGAACTTTCACAGAATGATGCCGAAGACGCTGAAAGCTTTGCAAAAGCTTGAAGCTGTGGAAATGTTAGGCTACACAAAAGTAGCTGACAATACGTATCCAAATTTGGTACCTGTTCTAAGCGGTCTATCCGAAAGCGAACTGCGCGATGTATGCTGGCAAACTAAAGATAAAACTTTCGACGAATGTCCCTTCATTTGGAAGAATTTCAGTGCAAATGGTTATCGCACAGTTTTCGGCGAGGACGCCTGTGCTATGACAACATTCAATTACCTGAAACCCGGTTTCCGAGTTCAACCAACAGACTACTACTTAAGACCCTTTTGCATAGCTTCAGAAAAGGATATTGGCAACACACACAAATTAAATGCGAACCTTTGCGTAGGAACTAGGAAAACGTTCGAAAACCTGCTAAACTACACCCGCAAAACGGCCTCGCAATTTGCAACGGAACCCTACTTTGCAATGTTCTGGCAAGCCAGCTTGACACACGATTTCTTTAACTACCCACAATTGGGTGACCAGTCCTACTATGACTTTATTACCTACTTATCCACTGCACAGCTGTTGAATCAAACAGCATTAGTAGTGATGAGTGATCACGGAATGAGATGGGGCGATTTTCGTGAGACGTATCAAGGTAGGATGGAAGACAGTCTTCCATTTGTGTTCATAATGTTACCGGCTTGGTGGAAAGAAAGATATCAAGTAGCTTGGGCCAATCTCCGGAGAAACACACGGAGTTTGACGACAGCCTTCGATTTACACGAGACTCTGCTGGATCTGTTAAACTCTAACAACTTAGAGGAATCAAATTTGAAACGTCGCTCCAAGATGTTATCGGAAAAAAAGAATCTACCTCGCGGAATCAGTTGGTTTTCCCCGATTCCTGACTATAGGACATGTAATATGGCAGGTATAGCTAGTCACTGGTGCATGTGTCACGATAGTAATGATGTTCCTTTGAATGATGATAGTCTTCGAGATAAGGCCACTTTTCTAGTGGCAGAATTAAATAAGATGTTAAAAAAGTTTGCGCAGTGCGCGACTCTTAAACTGAAAGAAATTAGAGCTGCAAAAGCGTGGAAAGATAAGAGTGACGGGTCTAATCTAGTTGATTACACGATTACCATTCAAACAGAACCTGGTGACGCGATATTCGAAGGCACTGTACGGTACAGAGCTGAAGAAAAGAGTAATAAATTGGTGGGATCAGTTAGTAGGTTAAACGCATACGGCAAACAAAGCGCCTGTGTCGACGAGTTCAACATGAGACTATACTGCTACTGTTTGTAG
- the Shv gene encoding dnaJ heat shock protein family member shriveled: MFIVTSARMAAIKLVLSLFINLIICVVITIAGRDFYAILGISSTASQHAIKKAYRKLAKELHPDKNKDDPTASQKFQDLGAAYEVLSDNEKREMYDRCGEECLKKDGMMNNADPFASFFGDFNFHFGGESHHQHETPKGSNVIMDLPVTLEELYSGNFIEITRNKPIMKTAKGTRKCNCRQELVTRNLGNGRFQMMQQSVCSECPNVKFVTEERILEVEVEPGMVDGQETKFTAEGEPHIDGEPGDLILKIRTQPHPMFERIGDDLYTNVTISMQDALIGFKMDIEHLDGHKVAIQRDKVTKPGARIRKKGEGMPNYENNNLHGTLYITFDIAFPDTEFTSTQKEEIKNLLQQNSVNRIYNGIRGN, encoded by the exons ATGTTTATTGTAACGTCTGCTAGGATGGCAGCAATAAAATTGGTTTTGTCtttattcataaatttaataatatgtGTGGTCATAACTATAGCAGG AAGAGACTTTTATGCCATTCTAGGCATTTCATCAACAGCGAgccaacatgcaataaaaaaggCATATAGGAAATTAGCCAAAGAATTGCATCCTGATAAGAATAAAGATGATCCAACTGCCTCGCAGAAGTTCCAAGATTTGGGTGCAGCCTATGAAGTTCTTTCAGATAATGAGAAAAGAGAAATGTATGATAGATGCGGAGAAGAATGTTTGAAAAAGGATGGCATGATGAATAATGCTGATCCCTTTGCAAGTTTTTTTGGGgatttcaattttcattttggTGGAGAATCGCATCATCAACATGAAACACCTAAGGGTTCCAATGTAATAATGGATTTACCAGTTACCTTGGAAGAGTTATATAGTGGAAATTTTATAGAG atAACAAGAAATAAGCCAATTATGAAGACAGCAAAAGGTACACGGAAATGTAATTGTAGGCAAGAATTAGTTACACGTAACTTAGGAAATGGAAGATTTCAAATGATGCAACAGTCTGTCTGTTCAGAATGTCCAAATGTTAAATTTGTTACTGAAGAACGGATTTTAGAAGTTGAAGTAGAGCCTGGTATGGTGGATGGACAAGAAACCAAATTTACAGCAGAAGGTGAACCACATATAGATGGAGAACCTGGagatttaattttgaaaataagaACACAGCCACATCCAATGTTTGAGAGAATTGGTGATGATCTGTATACAAATGTTACTATATCTATGCAGGATGCTTTAATAGGCTTCAAAATGGACATAGAACACTTAGATGGTCACAAAGTGGCTATTCAAAGGGATAAAGTTACTAAACCAGGAGCTCGCATTAGAAAGAAAGGAGAAGGAATGCCTAATTATGAGAATAACAATCTTCATGGTACTTTGTATATCACATTTGACATAGCATTTCCTGATACAGAATTCACGAGTACACAGAAAGAAG AGATAAAAAATCTACTTCAACAAAATTCTGTAAACCGAATTTATAATGGTATAAGAGGAAATTAG